A genomic window from Candidatus Binatia bacterium includes:
- a CDS encoding metallophosphoesterase: protein MGRFYQPWVGTPLARVGPGGFMGGVSGLDTALYAAALATLVGVPLYARAVRGRQYSIFGFVILVISLPGVLVLHGRLVASFPSFAAAVTLAFLYGMIATGGHLGGLVRPRLRPTPFRVLVSIPGMAFVAFGALSGVWLLLLWPIRAGLEYFGATSVASALEWLDLVPVAIVILSVVTSMRLVDEVVRFSIAEDGPEEFTRMPVERYRRRTPAPLPERPLRIVQVTDPHLGPWQPVRKLRRSIERLIAMEPDLVLLTGDFLTMEGMGTPGALAEALEPLQALSGRCYAVFGNHDHESPEEVRDGLEAAGVRLLMDEEAIVETPVGPAQIVGADYRRRERREHLAAVLERYPRREGHVRLLLLHDPSAFKHVPKGAADLTLSGHTHGGQLGTVSFGFDWTVLKRTPWPDHGLFGHGANRLYVHRGTGFYGFPLRIGVPGEASRLEVSLVKG from the coding sequence ATGGGGAGGTTCTATCAGCCCTGGGTCGGAACCCCACTTGCGCGAGTGGGGCCGGGGGGCTTCATGGGAGGGGTGTCCGGTCTCGACACCGCCTTGTACGCCGCAGCGCTGGCGACCCTCGTCGGCGTGCCGCTCTACGCTCGTGCGGTGCGGGGGCGGCAGTACTCGATCTTCGGATTCGTGATCCTCGTGATCTCGCTTCCCGGAGTGCTCGTCTTGCACGGGCGGCTCGTCGCGTCGTTCCCGTCCTTCGCGGCGGCCGTCACTCTGGCGTTCTTGTACGGGATGATCGCCACTGGTGGTCACCTAGGGGGCCTCGTCCGACCTCGTCTCCGGCCGACTCCGTTTCGGGTTCTGGTGAGCATCCCCGGGATGGCGTTCGTGGCGTTTGGTGCGCTGTCGGGGGTTTGGCTTCTGTTGTTGTGGCCGATCCGCGCCGGGCTCGAGTACTTCGGGGCTACGTCGGTCGCTTCGGCGTTGGAGTGGCTCGACCTCGTGCCCGTTGCGATCGTCATCTTGTCGGTGGTGACCTCGATGCGGCTCGTCGACGAGGTCGTTCGGTTCAGCATCGCCGAGGACGGCCCGGAGGAGTTCACCCGAATGCCGGTCGAACGGTACAGGCGCCGCACGCCCGCTCCGCTTCCGGAGCGCCCGCTGCGGATCGTTCAGGTGACGGATCCGCACCTCGGGCCGTGGCAGCCGGTTCGCAAGCTGCGTCGCAGCATCGAGCGACTCATCGCGATGGAGCCCGACCTCGTTCTCCTGACCGGCGACTTTCTCACGATGGAGGGGATGGGGACGCCGGGCGCGCTTGCCGAAGCGTTGGAGCCGCTGCAGGCGCTCTCGGGCCGTTGCTATGCGGTGTTCGGAAACCACGACCACGAGTCGCCCGAAGAAGTCCGGGACGGCCTCGAGGCTGCGGGGGTCCGTCTGCTGATGGATGAAGAGGCGATCGTGGAGACGCCAGTCGGGCCCGCGCAGATCGTCGGTGCCGACTATCGTCGCCGCGAGAGGCGGGAGCACCTCGCGGCGGTCCTGGAGCGGTATCCGCGCCGGGAAGGACACGTTCGACTCCTGCTGCTGCATGACCCCAGCGCGTTCAAGCACGTCCCCAAAGGCGCAGCCGATCTCACGCTGTCCGGCCATACGCACGGTGGGCAGCTGGGGACGGTGAGCTTCGGGTTCGATTGGACCGTGCTGAAGCGGACTCCGTGGCCGGATCACGGGTTGTTCGGGCATGGAGCGAACCGGCTGTACGTCCACCGGGGCACGGGCTTCTACGGGTTCCCGTTGCGGATCGGGGTGCCCGGGGAGGCGTCCCGGCTCGAAGTGTCGCTGGTGAAGGGCTAA
- a CDS encoding DUF3459 domain-containing protein, which yields MEPVTDADSRAWWQEGVLGRLADTPSADPKVFLPSLGQGDGGLGTDGVLVRSAGLPTDGRIFDVARDANLRVVIEFSGSDAEDARQAATEARAWLERGAAGIAFDLPPRRPAPRAKLTRLYGAPNERHAQPPDPPEALRRVVAEFEDRVLIARRATDLAGPPPHGPDLVIETVLTRQPWRAATFGQAIETAQAALPVTHWPGYAMGVPKRGPFAVGLSVEDSLACSAALHLTLRGTPCIELGEETGLPANAARRAWYRRLIDLRRREAALNSGDFRRIAQEKSVLGYLREFEAERLVVLLNLGRRSRKAHLPTGFSWTVLLGVGPEEGKRLAGGEISLPGCGVLIARADTPQSRTLGGLGQRRATGR from the coding sequence ATGGAACCCGTGACCGACGCGGACTCCAGAGCGTGGTGGCAGGAGGGCGTCCTCGGACGTCTCGCCGACACGCCGAGCGCCGATCCCAAAGTGTTCCTGCCCAGCCTCGGCCAGGGCGACGGCGGCCTGGGGACCGACGGCGTTCTCGTGCGATCGGCCGGACTTCCAACTGACGGACGAATCTTCGACGTCGCTCGCGACGCCAATCTCCGCGTCGTGATCGAGTTCTCCGGGAGCGACGCGGAAGACGCAAGGCAGGCCGCCACCGAGGCGAGGGCGTGGCTCGAACGAGGCGCGGCCGGGATCGCGTTCGACCTGCCCCCCCGGCGCCCCGCACCCCGCGCGAAGCTGACCCGCCTCTACGGCGCGCCGAACGAGCGACACGCGCAGCCGCCCGATCCGCCCGAAGCCCTGCGCCGCGTCGTCGCGGAGTTCGAGGATCGGGTGCTGATCGCCCGCCGTGCGACCGATCTAGCGGGCCCCCCTCCCCACGGCCCGGACCTCGTCATCGAGACCGTCCTCACAAGGCAGCCCTGGCGCGCCGCGACCTTCGGGCAGGCGATCGAGACGGCCCAGGCCGCCCTTCCCGTCACGCATTGGCCCGGGTACGCGATGGGCGTGCCCAAACGGGGCCCGTTCGCGGTCGGGCTCTCCGTCGAGGATTCGCTCGCGTGCTCGGCGGCCCTGCACCTCACGTTGCGGGGGACCCCCTGCATCGAGCTCGGGGAGGAGACGGGGTTACCCGCGAACGCCGCACGGCGCGCATGGTATAGGCGACTCATCGATCTCCGCCGTCGCGAAGCTGCGCTTAACAGCGGGGACTTCCGGCGAATCGCACAAGAGAAGTCCGTGCTCGGGTACCTCCGGGAATTCGAGGCCGAACGGCTCGTCGTACTTCTGAATCTCGGTCGACGATCCCGCAAGGCCCACCTGCCGACAGGCTTCAGTTGGACCGTCCTCCTCGGAGTCGGTCCCGAAGAAGGAAAGAGGCTCGCCGGCGGCGAGATCTCGCTACCGGGATGCGGCGTTCTGATCGCGCGCGCGGATACGCCGCAGTCCCGCACCCTCGGGGGCCTCGGCCAACGGCGCGCGACCGGGCGTTAG